DNA sequence from the Molothrus aeneus isolate 106 chromosome 24, BPBGC_Maene_1.0, whole genome shotgun sequence genome:
TGGTTTAGAATACATAGTGAGGTTTATGTGAATAAGTGAAATTGGCCATAAGTTACCAGCAGCAGTTCCTATAGTGTGCatgggttggttggttttttttctcttttttgcttGAAgctctttcaggaaggagatcAAACAGCAGATCAAACACAGATCAATGGGCTGTAGGGAGAAGGCACATTTTTCTCTTAAAGCTGCtggaagaacaatttttttcttcataagaaGTGTAAAGGCAGTAAATAGCAGTTGACTGCAGTGTATGTAAAACATGTCTTTAGAATTTGCTTCTGAATATTAACCAACTGGGGAGATGCTTAGGTTCAGAAATGACTGTGTGATTATAGATGGAAGGGCCAAGTAGGTTCACAGTTACATAAGGCAggattaaaaatgcttttgagaGGGTTATAAATCTTTGGGCTCTGTGCAGAACAGAAAGCAAGAGCTAATTGATGGGACTTGGGAAGAAGCTTCTCCTGTAGCTGCTTTTTTGAATTATCTGGTCtatgcaggtttttttcctgaattattTGGAAGTGCGTGCTGCTGTCTAACTCAACTCTGAATATTCAGACTGTTGGACTAACCAAATGTGGCAGATCTCAAGTTGCATGTTTCTCTTTGGATGTTTTAATAATCTAGCAGTTTATCAGAAAGAGATTACACAgtcaaagtttatttttttaagtctctTTAGGTCCCTCTAATACTGGGAATTGCTGCTTGcaaattttatttccagcttgtaacccagctcctgcttttccagtaACTCGGCAACCTTTCAACAGCTTTACAAGCCAAAGTGAGTGTAACCAGaacaatagaaatatttttagctgCAGACTCCTGCTTTTCAGCCCAAGCATTATTAATAATGAGGCGATTTGATACAGAAGTCCAGGGTTCATTCAGGAGGTGCGGAGCTTTGCCTCTCAACCCTTAAAATAAATGTGCAGGGGCACTCCCTGCGCAGGCAGCGGCGCCCCGGGAGAGCCGCGCTCTTTCCATGACAGCGCTGCCTGGAAGGGAGCCCTGGCACGGCTGCGGCCGCGCAGGAACTGGTTTGGGCTGGCTGAGATAATCCCGCTCCTCGGCTGGTGTTCCCTGCTCACGTGGAGCCCTGCCCGCTGCCAGTGTAACTCAagccctggcagcctggctggggtgAGCTCTGCCCAGCGAGGCACCTCTGCCCGGCTGCTCCCGGCGCGGAACGGCAGCAGCtcggggcactgggagcacctgggcacccctggctcACCCCTGGCTCACCTGGGCGCCCCCAGCCTTGGGTGGGTGCTGCAGGTGGAGGAGctgacacagagctggctgACATGAgcaccctgcagctgccagtggtgctggcagagctttAGGGGTGCGAGGCCTTCCCCCTTTGGGCTGTGCTCacgtgctgctgctgaggctctgcacacagaattatccccacatccctggcctcgagctgcctggggctgtttgcTGGGTGCAGGGGGGATGTTGTTGGAGCACAGCAGGAGTGTTGGGAAAGACAGGAGTACCCATCTTCCCAGTTCATTGCTGTCAGTTTGGCAGGAAGGGTTTCAGGAAGCTGCTGGGAGTCCTTGCTCTCTCTCCCATGTGAATCCAGGTGTTCTGGGGTCATTTGGAGCTGAGGCTGATTTCTGAGTAGGTTTGAGGTCTTTGCTTCTCTCCTGGGACAGCCAGTCATGGGGACACAGGTTAACTGAGAAGTTCCAGTTTGTTGCTTGAGGTGGGAGAGGGAAAATCCAGTTTCCCCCATGGCAATGAGCAATGCTGCTCAAATCTGTGGGAGAAATGTGTGGGGTTTCTTTCCTTGACTTTGGTATGCCTTTTCCAATTTTTAATAAGAGCTGGTTGGAAGAGCTGTAAGAACTTGTGACCATTCCTGTTTCTTGTGGCTTTTGAGGATGACAATAGACTATCTCTTCCCAATTCATTCTCTTTTGCATggtgtgcattttttttccaaaacatgcTTCCCTAAATGAACAATTTAACTTCTGCATTCACTGTTTTAATTTTACTGTCTATGTATTTGGGTTTATCCAAGTTATTGCAGAAATAATTGTCATCTAAAGTTACCtaacttttccctctttctgttCCAAAAATGAAATGTTGATTCTGAGTGAAGGCTGTGATCCCTCTGTCCCAGTTTGAGTTCAAGTCCTTGTCCTAGTTTGAGGTAGTCCTTATCTCTATTAGTCTGTACCAGCACAAGTATTAAAGTAGACAGGTACCCACACTTGTCATGCTCCCTGTTGTCTGCATGGAATTGGAAGTGACTGGAGTTGTTGGGCATTGTTTGTGCAGAGTGACAGCAGACACCCAGCAtctctggggcagagctgcctcttcAGAAGAAACCTCTTATTTTTGGCAGGTTGCTGAGAAGTGCTGTAGTCAGTCCTACAGAGATGGGGACTCCACCTGTGCTCTAAAGTTCACCTTGTGGAAGGTGTGTGCCCCTTTTCAAACAGGTCGTGGTGCTCATGGAGTGTGTTCTTTGCTTAGGAATGAGGGGTTTTTATGGATCTGAGCAACTGGTGAACATCATGGTTTAGAAATAGATGCCTTAAACTTATTATAGAGTGACTTTGAAAAAAGCCTCCACACTCATCTGTGACACTCAGCACCAGTTCCTTTTTCACTTAGAGCATTCTTCACATCCTGACCTTTAAATACCTAGTAAATGTCAAATTTTATAACACTGCAGGAGCAttggttgttctttttttcatgGGAGTCAAAAACCAGATAATCTGTGCTTGATCTGTGATCAAACAGGCAATTGGTGCCAATATCAAGAATAGTCCATCACGGCAGTACTTTGATCTGGTTGctggaacttttttttccccctcttctaAACATGCTTTGTAGATAATCTTTCctgttttgtgtattttgttAGTGATTTAGGACACAGATATCAATATCTTTCAGTGCTAAaataggaagattttttttttaaagtactgcTGGCCCCACAGCTGAATGATGAGGTGATGGCCTTTGAACCCCTCTAGTTGGTCATACCCAGTGCAAGAGGTGGCTCAAAGTCACTGCCCCTTACCCTGTGTACTCAGACTTCACCAAAATTATTGCAGTACCTGAAAATTCTTCATTCTGATATGGaatttcatttctatttcaCAACTGTAGAAGCAAATAAAGGTGTCATGCAGTACTAAATGAGATGAATGAGTCTGACCCTCTCTGAGACGGCAGAGTTTGCCCAGCTGGCCTGGAATCAGCATCCTCCAAACATGTCCACAGCCCTCCTGGGTGGGATTTGCACCTTCAGTAGTGCAGGTCTTAGAGCAAAGATTTGGGTGTTCCACCACAGTTCTCTTGCCCAGCAGTAATCTGTAGTAGATGCAGGCTTTGAGCCTAATAGAGCAAAGTAAAATAGCTGAAATTCCAACCCACATTTTCCTTAGCtcagatggaaggaaataaaagctgTCCCGAGGAACAGATGGTGTTGCTGCAGGCTGCTTTTTGCATCTGACCCCAACttattttcagctttgaaaCCTGAACCTGCTGTTCTTGGATGGcttcagtaatttttctttattaaaacaagTTGTTCCATGAGCAGCAGAACTAGTAAAGCTTCATTTCCTCCAGGTTTTTGTTCCTTGtcctgagctcccagcccacCCCTCTGGGTGCACTGGGGGTTTGAAGCgtgtgctgggcaggcagctggctctggcagtgcctgtggctgATGTGCTCTTGCCAGAgctgccttttcctcctcctctgaaaCCTGGACACTGGTTTAgatcagcagagcaggggaaaagcTCATTTtgctggctctgtgtgtccTCTTGTACCTGAGTGTGCCTGTCCCAGGGAATCCTTTCCTGTGATTCCCTTGCTTTGTTTCCACACCTGCAGTTGGTGCTGGTGCTCTCCCACCCCTGCTGATGGGTTCAGTATCATCCTCCTGGGATCCTCCTGGGATTCTCCATGTACTTGGAGGATTGCAGCACTTCCAGTGCTTAGAGGGGCACAAAATCAAttgtgctgcctctgcctcacTCACTGGTCTCACCCATTAATTTACTATCGAGGAGAAAATTCCTGAGTCATCTGCTGCAAATTAAGATTCAGTCCCTGCTGCAGTCCTGGGTGAGCCTGGGACTGTGCTTTAACTCTTCAAGAAAATTTTGTTGCCCATATGAAAGGAGGAGATGGGGAGCTTGCCCAGAGAGGAGCCTGGCAGTTCCCTTGCTGGTTACCAAGCTTGACTTGTTAGTGATAACAGCTGTAGGTTATTTTCTCAGGTGTCTTGGGCAGCTTCTATGTTAGAAATTTGTGTGAGGCTGTGAATTCCACTTCCATGCTTGTTTGTGCCATTGTACAGAGACCAACTCTCCTGCTGGTGTGGGAATTCAGTGCTCCATCAAAAACAGGTGCATGACAATCCTGTTGGTGTTGGGTGTCCTGTATGTTGTCTTTAAAATCCACTGTACCTGgaaaacaggctgagagaggCATTGGCCCCCAGGAGCAGTGGCTGATGTGTTTTGCAGGCTCTGGTAAGAACTTGCTTTATAAAATCAACCCAATGGGGTTTTCTTAACCAAACCATTCTTTTATGTTGCCATTTACAACTGCACATGAGAAGTTTGTGTGTGAAGCAAAGCTTAGAGCTTTCTCCAGTTGTGTGATGATAATTCAACGTGATTTCCCTACAAGACAGGTTTGTCTTGGCATCgttttttgtgcctttttggGCAAATAAGAccaggcaggacagagcaggaggaTCCTGGTTTGAAGCATTTTTTCCATCATCTCTCTTTACCAGCACAGAAGGAAGGGCTCCTCACCTCCCTCTGCTACTTCCAGCACAGTTCTAGAGCTGGGATAAACTGCCTGGGAGGCTGCTTGAGCAGATTCATCCTTCGTCTCCAGGTTGGCCAGTTGCCTGGTGATAAATTTATTTCTAGTCAGACTTGAGAGTTCACTAAACCATCACAACAAAATCCCTGGCATCTGATTCAGTGCCTACAGGTAGGGAGAGCAGAAATTCAACAACCTTTTCCAGAAACCAGTGAAGCATTGGTTAAAGACAGttattttccagaaatatttgATTCTGCTTCACCTTCTAATGCATTCATGTCCGTATGTTGTGAAGGTGGAAGCCTCCAGTTCCTCCCTGTGTTTCTGCTGCCTGTTGAACACGGCCGAGCTAAAAATAAATCCCAGTGCTGAAGGAGTTCCTTGAGGGAAATGCATTTGAAGCATTTACATTCCAGATGCCTTGGGAGAGGGCTGAGGCCAGGTCAGCAGGGTTGGCAGAGGAGGTGGAATCCTCAAAGGTCAGCGGGCACCGACCTGCACGGAATTGCTGCTcctccatggagctgctgctcgcTCCAGAAATAGCTCCAGAGTCACAGGCACCAAGGCACCTCTGGGCCCAGCAGGATGTCACAAATACTGGTGAGACAATAAAGCTTGTGTCCAAAAATGAAATGGGAGATTCAGTTGATTCACTTCCTAGAAGTGGAGCTCAGTGAGTGTGTTACCAAAAGGATTTCCAGATTTCTGCTTAGTGAGGGAGCTCCAAACCCTTTGCTCCTGGGGCAGTTCCAcatcagcagcctggcagcaggagtgAGGTGCTCTCTGGCTGGATTCTCTGGTACCTGTTCATGCACAAGGCTGGAACTTAACCAGGAAAATTGTCTCGCTAAAGAAAGTTCTTCCTTTCTGACAGCACGAGACTGTGCATCAGCTGGTCAGTGGGACAGAGAATTTGTCTTAGCATTAATGAGACTCAAgcattgtttgttttaaaaaaagaagcctGGCATAATCATATCTCTGTATCCCATCTGCAAGAGGCACAATTTCCCTGGGCTGTTCATGGGATGtgttccagctgctggagacGGAGCCGACTCTACCTCCCAGTTGTGGCTGGGTCGtgtgccaggctgtgtgggTTGGTTCAGACCTGTTAAATCATGGAGCAAGATCTCATCTTGTCTGTAGCACTTGAGTTCCAACCATTTACAGTCATAAAACAGAGGGAATATAAAGCAAGGGCAGGAGAGCGGGCTGGGATTTTGCACAGAGAGCtgaggagggtggggagggagccAGCAGAGAGGTGCCAAAGGGGGACACCAAATGTGATGGGGTGGTACATCCTTGGTAGTGTTCAAACAGACAAAACTGTTGCTTAGATCTCTTAATTTGTGTCTCTGCTTGATTCAAGAGCTCTATTTCAGTGTGCATCTGCCCTTTGTGTTATATCCAAACCTCTCTagttcctgctgccagggcccCATCACAGCATTTTGTGTTTATATTGGCTTCTTTCAGGTGTGTGCAGGACACCCCTGAAATACCTGGGAGCTTTCACATCACTCTTGGGGGTGTAAGTCAATGTCTTACACATACATTATTTCCTTAAATTTTGATTTTGAGGGGGTAAAATTGCCAAACCCCAAAGCCAATATTCTCCTTGCTCAGGCTGTAATAACCTTCAGAGGAGATTCTGGTCACGAGGACTGTATTGGTATGCAAGGAGTAACTcctcaaatatttcttcttcctccagatTGAATTCAAAATTGTTTGAATGtaggaaaacaagagaaaaaaacccctgggaATGCTTGGATGTTGAGCACTCAGGATACATTTCTGTTTTTTGCCTTGTGAATGTGTTGGTTTAACACAAGCAGAATTTTAGAGCGTTTGCTTCCTGTCCTAAAGGAACTGGTCCTGCACAACAAGTAGGAAACACGTACAGAGCTGTTGTTAAAgcatgtttcttttctctttgaacTTCCCTAGGCCGGAGTGAAAGGGACGTTAGGAAGATTAGTGGGAATTTTTGAGGTAAGTTTCAGACATGGACGCTGAAATTTTGTTGCAAAAAATCATCTTGGAGTAACAATGGCTCTGCAGGGTTGTGGAGTGAGCCTTGCTGGTAAATAAAAACACACCTGCTCAGCAATTCTGATCTTTGCAATGGGCACTTCAGTGAAATCACTGGTGATAACTGGTGTGGCTGAATATTCTTGGTGCTGCCAAAAGCTGGGGAGTGGGGTCCCCCCTTCATTTGTGGCACTCACAGCcacacctggcacagctgtgtgaCCAGACACAGCTCCTCTTGCTGCTCTTCTGGCACTGGCACCTTCAAACTCATGTAAAACAGGTCAAAACCTTCCCAGCTGAAAAACTAAATTGTAAGCACATCAGTCCACAAGCCACTGCTCCACAGATCAGGAACTGCACTTTTGGGTGTCCCTGTCAACACTTTCAGACCTCTctgatttaaaaatttaaaatttaaagcgGTTTTTAGCAGCTAGGaatgagctgtgctgtgggaggaGCTGCACCCAAGGTGGGCAGTTTGCACCTTGCAGCAGCCCAGTGCCCTCCTGCCTAGGAaggtttgttgttgctgttggttGGTGGTTACTCTGTCCCCTTTGCCTTCCAGAACCGGGACAGGAAGCACAGGACTTATGTTTACGTACTCATCGTCACCGAAGTGTTGGAGGACTGGGAGGACTCTGTCAATATTGGTAAGCTTGGTGCATGCTGCATTAACTGATGGAAACAAACCACAGGTCAGCTCAGCATCCCTCTGGGACCTGGAGTCTGTGTGAGTGTCATTGGGAAAAgttgcagtgctgtgtcctttggttgcttgggaaaaaaaaattgtggtgAAATTGAGGATTTGTCACCTCTGTGGCCCAGGAGAAGCCAAGTGAGTgtccagctgcctctgcagcaatTTTGTGTTTAATTCTTGCACTGGATGGTACCAAGCAAAGATGAAGAACTGTCTGTCTGATTCTAGAGGAAATACATGTGAGCAGTGTGGGTTAATCATTCCCTGTTACCTTTGAAACCTTTGTGTTTCAATTGGATTCCCAAGTGAAAATGAACCTGTTGTTGCCACAAGGTGTGTGACTGCACTGCAGCAAATGGAACATGACTCCCCTCAGGCTTTTTATGGAAAGAGTAAGAACTGAGAGCTGTCCACAGGAAACTGAAGTCCACTTGCAAACTGATGGAAATTGGGTGGTGCttcgtgtgtgtgtgttgtgagTTGTCTTAAAATAAGCATCTGGCTTGACTAGAAATTGCAGAAAtagcaaaataatgtttttttaattaagaaatgcGAGACAGGGGATGTCCTGCCCTAAAAAAACACctgtccctggggatggggagctgTCAGTGTGGAGTTGGAGGGGGAGGCCCTTGAGATCAGACAACATCATTCTGTTGCATCTACTGATTTCTCTCTTTGCCcccaggaaggaaaagggaatggTTTAAGATAGAGGATGCCATAAAAGTTCTGCAGTATCATAAACCAGTGCAGGCCTCGTATTTTGAGACCTTGAGGCAAGGCTGTCTGGCCAACAACGGCACCCCGGTGATGAGCACGCCGTACTCCGAGAGCTCCGTGTCCGACATCAGATGATGACGAGGTCCCTGCCAGAGCAATTCCCTAAAGCAGACTGAGACCTGgatttccctcccctccccgtTTCCATGCCTCCTCCCTCACACCAGGCATGGGGCAGAGCAAGTGTTCAGAGTGCTGCGATTTAGTGCAAGgtgggatgattttttttttttgttgttgttggctttttttgctttttttttttttttttttttttttaattttggatcTGTATTTTGTAAGATACATTTTGTGCATGAAGTGCCCCTTTCCCGGTACTCCGCTCCACGGCCTGGAGGCTGCCAGCCCCGCATCTGCCTTGTGCTCTGAAGTGTCCCAAGTGTCCCCTTCGTGTCACCCCAGCCAgagccactttttttttttttttttttttttaattaaaagactTCCAATGTGAGATCAGCTCTTCAAGTCTTAGTCTGTACTGTAAGGTGCTGCTCAGACCCGTGTGGGGATTACTCGCAGCACATCTgtataaacttttttttagaTGGAGCAtctaacattttaattttgcgggagttttgtttttttttttttaatcctggtCTGCTTCTGAAAAGAAGGGTTCATAATTAATCTGTTTgccttttgttctgttttttaaaaacacacattcTGTGACAGTGCTAGTGGCTAGGCCAGTTTACTCCCCAACCGGTATCTCCCGATTAGTACAGTGACACTTGAAGTTGAGGGCAGAGTTCGCATCACCTGCAGACATCCCTGCGGCTTTTCCGGCAGCTTCCACCGACGTTTCTGCATTTCCATCTGAGGGAAACCACACGGAGCTGGTCTGGAGCCGCTGGCCAAAACCAAACAGCCTCAGCAACGCTGCAATAGCGCCCGGGTCGCGCCGGCTGCGCTGGGATCGGGGCTGCAGGGGGGGTCGGACGGACAAACTGCAGTGAGGCTCAGCAACGCTGTCCCTGCTCCCGCTGCGTCCTGCTCGTGTCTCTCTTGTCCACATGCCTTACGCCGTGCTGAACTGGACACTTGGGGTTTGTGCTGAGCGTGGGACCGCGCTCACCGAACCGCGCGCGCGTCCCCGAAGAGAAGTCCCGGGGGGAAAATTCAGGTGTTGAGTCTCTTGTCCTGTGGTTCTGCAGCACTTACGGTCGCACCGTGGAGCGTGCTTGAAGTGTGCCCTCCGTGAAAGGTacagctgcctcctgcaggcagcattcccgggggagcagcacaggagagctCCCCGATGCGCCGCCGGCACACTTCACTTGggggtttgttgttttattgCTGTAAGTTTCATGCTGTCTTGATTTGCCAACAGTGTTGTCTAGTTGGGAAATAAAATGGGGGAAGGGTTGGGGTTGGGGGGGTGGGTTGGGACAGGTACAAGTTTTGGGAGGGGCATTAATTAATCCCTGGCTTGGGACAAGAAGTGGTTGCTGAGTTCAGTAACTTCTCCTTTGTCAGAGCAGAGCCAAGATGTGAAATTAAATCtgcagtactttttttttttccttttttttttcctgctctttatttaacaaaaaaatattctaataaaCACTCACTGTTCTGGAGTTTTCTCTCTTCCTGAGAAGCGCTTACAATATGAAAATCTGATAGAAATATCCATGGAGCctgggacaagggggaatggtaTCCTTGCTGGTTTGGCAAGAAGCTGTTCATTTTAAGAtccttttctgttcctttccttGTTCTCCCTGCTTTCATCGGTGTGGAGTAGCAAGGCCAAAAGCAGTGCCAGTGATCGCTGACATGGAAAACCACGCGTAAGGAACAGCCCATTATTCAAGGAGTAGCTCAAACCCAAGCGTCTGGAATTGAGCCCAAATTACACCAGTTCAGCTCACTTCAACTTAGAGACGAATGTACAATCCTTTCTCACTATGTGCTGGTCAGCCTGAACCAAACTCTCAAAAGGGCTTGAATATTCtatctggaagtgtccaagaaaTTCCCAGAGTTGCTGTCCCCGTGCCCTGCGAGGCACCTGACACAGCCATCTACTGCCTTCAACGAGTCTTGGTCTCTACTGTACAGATTAGTATGTTGGAAATGCTTTGCAACAAAACAGCTGGTACTCCTGAAAGAGTAACTGCAGTTTTAATATCAGCAGCATGCacacttttgtttttaaactaaaaatgtttttacaggGCTGTTAAACTGACAGTTTAGGGTAGAATATTGTTAATGACTTGCTAATGGCTTATTTGTTTGggtcagaaaaaataaattgtgccAAGAAAGTGTTTTAATGTGGCATGGATTGATGCTGTTACCACGGAGTGGCTGATGTTATGCCTTGTAACTGGAAATggctcctggggcaggaatAGCCTTGATGGAAGAGATGCAGAtttcagagcaggcctgagccctgtgctccctgaACTGCTCCCTGCACCACACAATTCCCATCTTCCTCAGCATCTGAGGTTCTCTCTAGAGCTCGTACAGCTGCACCCCCAGCAGTTGGAGTGGTTTTATCTAAACTGGTGTTAATTGATTTGGGACTGAGCGTTGCCCTGTCTGTGAGAGGCCCgggggagctgtgggagggtGGCTCTGGTTCTGCAGCCTGGACAGTGCTGCTCGCTCTCTCTGCTGGGGCCActgagtcccagctgtgctaaAACTGGTGCTGCTCCGAGCTGGTAGTGTGGGATAGTGGGATTCTTACCTCAGC
Encoded proteins:
- the NUDT3 gene encoding diphosphoinositol polyphosphate phosphohydrolase 1 is translated as MMKLKSNQTRTYDGDGYKKRAACLCFRSESEEEVLLVSSSRHPDRWIVPGGGMEPEEEPGVAAVREVCEEAGVKGTLGRLVGIFENRDRKHRTYVYVLIVTEVLEDWEDSVNIGRKREWFKIEDAIKVLQYHKPVQASYFETLRQGCLANNGTPVMSTPYSESSVSDIR